A stretch of the Haloplanus aerogenes genome encodes the following:
- a CDS encoding aconitate hydratase codes for MGRTLTEKILEDHLVDGDIETGEEVGIEVDQTIAHDLTGTMAWLQFEALGLDEVQVEVAGQHCDHQTYQPDYKVSDDHRFLRSAAGTYGAYFARPGTGILHQVHKENFTAPGKTLLGADSHTPTAGGLGCLGIGTGGLDVATAMGGAPYYLDVPEIVNVRLEGELPEWSTAKDVILELLRRYSVKFGVGKVFEYTGPGVETLSAHERTVITNMGTELGATTSIFPSDERTKEFFERLGRPADYVELVPDEDADYDEEIVVDLSDLEPLISCPSMPDNVVPVREVAGTETDQVLVGSCTNGAYEDILPVAKMLRDREVAKQTEMIVAPGSKQASEMLARNGLTAELMAAGVNISEATCGACIGAGHVPASDSVSVRTFNRNFEGRSGMEDDAVYLCSPEVAAATALTGEITDPRDLADELDGLEAPGFEYPERYIGASESDIIMPDEAVDDGLVKGPNIDEVPLKDPLGSDLDGPALLKMPDNITTDHVIPATQEVSVYRSNVPKLSEFTLKRVDETFASRAADADGGFLVAGENYGQGSSREHAALCPMYLGIHAVFAQSFARIHKSNLINFGLLPLTIDQETYDRIDQGDDIEIVDDAVTAVESGQETFTIRVNDDWEAEAHLDANERERELLAAGGKLPHTRQQFGDAVDEEA; via the coding sequence ATGGGACGCACACTCACGGAGAAAATTCTGGAGGATCATCTCGTAGACGGCGACATCGAGACGGGCGAGGAGGTCGGCATCGAGGTCGATCAGACCATCGCCCACGACCTCACCGGGACGATGGCGTGGCTGCAGTTCGAGGCACTCGGCCTCGACGAGGTGCAGGTCGAAGTCGCCGGCCAGCACTGCGACCACCAGACCTACCAGCCGGACTACAAGGTCTCCGACGACCACCGCTTCCTGCGCTCCGCCGCCGGGACGTACGGCGCCTACTTCGCCCGTCCCGGTACTGGCATCCTCCATCAGGTCCACAAGGAGAACTTCACCGCGCCGGGCAAGACGCTGCTCGGCGCCGACTCCCACACCCCGACCGCCGGCGGCCTCGGCTGTCTCGGCATCGGCACCGGTGGCCTCGACGTGGCGACGGCGATGGGCGGCGCGCCCTACTATCTCGACGTGCCCGAAATCGTCAACGTCCGACTGGAAGGTGAACTCCCCGAGTGGTCGACGGCGAAGGACGTGATCCTCGAACTCCTCCGCCGCTACTCGGTCAAGTTCGGCGTCGGCAAGGTGTTCGAGTACACCGGTCCCGGCGTCGAGACGCTCTCCGCCCACGAACGGACCGTCATCACGAACATGGGGACGGAACTCGGCGCGACCACGTCCATCTTCCCGTCCGACGAGCGGACGAAGGAGTTCTTCGAGCGACTCGGCCGGCCGGCGGACTACGTCGAACTCGTGCCCGACGAGGACGCCGACTACGACGAGGAAATCGTCGTCGACCTCTCCGACCTCGAACCGCTCATCTCCTGTCCGTCGATGCCCGACAACGTCGTGCCGGTCCGCGAGGTGGCGGGGACGGAGACCGATCAGGTGCTCGTCGGCTCCTGTACCAACGGCGCCTACGAGGATATCCTCCCGGTGGCGAAGATGCTCCGCGACCGCGAGGTGGCGAAGCAGACCGAGATGATCGTCGCGCCGGGGTCGAAACAGGCCTCCGAGATGCTGGCGCGCAACGGTCTCACCGCGGAACTGATGGCCGCCGGCGTCAACATCTCCGAGGCGACGTGTGGCGCCTGCATCGGCGCGGGCCACGTCCCCGCCTCCGACTCCGTGAGCGTCCGCACCTTCAACCGCAACTTCGAGGGACGGTCGGGAATGGAAGACGACGCGGTCTACCTCTGCTCGCCCGAGGTGGCGGCGGCGACGGCGCTCACCGGCGAGATCACCGATCCGCGTGACCTCGCGGACGAACTCGACGGCCTCGAAGCGCCCGGCTTCGAGTACCCCGAGCGCTACATCGGCGCCAGCGAGTCGGACATCATCATGCCCGACGAGGCGGTCGACGACGGCCTCGTCAAGGGGCCGAACATCGACGAAGTGCCGCTGAAGGACCCGCTGGGCAGCGACCTCGACGGCCCGGCGCTCCTGAAGATGCCGGACAACATCACCACCGACCACGTGATCCCGGCGACACAGGAGGTGTCGGTCTACCGCTCGAACGTCCCCAAACTCTCGGAGTTCACGCTCAAGCGGGTGGACGAGACGTTCGCTAGCCGCGCCGCGGACGCCGACGGCGGCTTCCTCGTCGCCGGCGAGAACTACGGACAGGGCTCCTCCCGCGAACACGCCGCGCTCTGTCCCATGTATCTGGGTATCCACGCCGTCTTCGCGCAATCCTTCGCCCGCATCCACAAGTCCAACCTGATCAACTTCGGCCTCCTGCCGCTGACCATCGACCAGGAAACCTACGACCGGATCGACCAGGGCGACGACATCGAAATCGTCGACGACGCGGTCACCGCGGTGGAGTCGGGACAGGAGACGTTCACGATCCGCGTCAACGACGACTGGGAAGCCGAGGCCCACCTCGACGCGAACGAGCGCGAACGCGAACTGCTCGCGGCGGGTGGCAAACTTCCGCACACTCGGCAGCAGTTCGGTGACGCCGTCGACGAGGAGGCCTGA
- a CDS encoding aldo/keto reductase, which translates to MNVPTRTLPSGDELPQLGFGTWNLDDETVTDAVRTALDAGYTHVDTAEGYHNEAAIGDALADYDRDDYFLTSKVLPKHLDYESVIESCEASLDRLGVDALDLYLIHWPNPAISVRESLSAMATLHDRGLVRNVGVSNFSAYQLSCAQHVANVPIAVNQIEFHPWFQRPDLVDYCRETDVVVEAAAPLARTEVLDDEVVQELADASGRSPAAVVLKWAIERGITVLPKSSNPEHIRANADLFDWELDEAELARLDERDRNRPVYDTLTRDWTDDVYGVAE; encoded by the coding sequence ATGAACGTTCCGACCCGGACGCTCCCCAGCGGCGACGAACTGCCCCAACTCGGCTTCGGCACGTGGAACCTCGACGACGAGACCGTCACGGACGCGGTGCGGACGGCGCTCGACGCCGGCTACACCCACGTCGACACCGCCGAGGGCTACCACAACGAGGCCGCCATCGGCGACGCCCTCGCGGACTACGACCGCGACGACTACTTCCTCACCTCGAAGGTCCTCCCCAAACACCTCGATTACGAGTCGGTGATCGAATCCTGCGAGGCGTCACTCGACCGCCTCGGCGTCGACGCGCTCGATCTCTACCTGATCCACTGGCCGAATCCCGCCATCTCGGTGCGGGAGTCGCTGTCCGCGATGGCGACCCTGCACGACCGGGGCCTCGTCCGCAACGTCGGCGTCTCGAACTTCAGCGCGTACCAGCTCAGTTGTGCCCAGCACGTCGCGAACGTCCCCATCGCGGTCAACCAGATCGAGTTCCATCCGTGGTTCCAGCGCCCCGACCTCGTCGACTACTGTCGGGAGACGGACGTGGTCGTCGAGGCGGCGGCGCCGCTCGCCCGGACGGAGGTACTGGACGACGAGGTGGTACAGGAACTGGCCGACGCTTCCGGCCGGTCGCCGGCGGCCGTCGTGTTGAAGTGGGCTATCGAGCGCGGGATCACCGTCCTCCCGAAGTCGTCGAACCCGGAGCACATCCGCGCGAACGCCGACCTGTTCGACTGGGAGCTAGACGAGGCGGAGCTGGCGCGCCTCGACGAGCGCGACCGGAACCGACCGGTGTACGACACGCTCACGCGGGACTGGACCGACGACGTGTACGGCGTCGCGGAGTGA
- a CDS encoding mannonate dehydratase, producing the protein MVDPALILPPHPDERWQLAKQMGVTSAVVHPLEIGDGRTSWTYDDLLRLTNWFDDAGLDVRVLEGSVPISERIRLGREGRDEDIETFQQFLRDCGRVGIPVVCYDWMAGIRWARTEAHVESRGGSLVTGYTHDRMQGPSPSLDVSHEDLWEALEYFLREVTPVAEEAGVKLALHPDDPPRESVRGIPRIVTSPEAYERVLDCYDSPYNGITFCQGNFAAMGVDVPRTIRRFGDRINFVHFRDVEGDADDFVETWHDDGPTDMYAAMRAYREAVDDDVPMRPDHVPTMAGEDNSNPGYHTKGRLFAVGYMRGLLEAAESGR; encoded by the coding sequence ATGGTCGACCCGGCACTCATCCTTCCACCGCACCCGGACGAACGCTGGCAACTCGCGAAACAGATGGGCGTCACGAGCGCCGTCGTCCATCCGCTCGAAATCGGTGACGGGCGCACGTCGTGGACGTACGACGACCTCCTGCGACTCACCAACTGGTTCGACGACGCCGGCCTCGACGTGCGCGTCCTCGAGGGGAGCGTCCCCATCTCCGAGCGCATCCGCCTCGGGCGCGAGGGTCGCGACGAGGACATCGAGACGTTCCAGCAGTTCCTCCGGGACTGCGGCCGGGTCGGCATCCCGGTCGTCTGCTACGACTGGATGGCCGGTATCCGGTGGGCGCGCACCGAGGCCCACGTCGAGTCTCGCGGTGGGTCGCTCGTGACCGGCTACACGCACGACCGGATGCAGGGGCCGTCGCCGTCGCTCGACGTGTCCCACGAGGACCTCTGGGAAGCGCTGGAGTATTTCCTCCGCGAGGTGACGCCCGTCGCCGAGGAGGCGGGCGTGAAACTCGCGCTCCACCCGGACGACCCGCCCCGCGAGTCCGTCCGGGGGATTCCGCGCATCGTCACCAGCCCCGAGGCCTACGAACGCGTCCTCGACTGTTACGACAGTCCGTACAACGGCATCACGTTCTGTCAGGGGAACTTCGCGGCGATGGGCGTCGACGTTCCGAGAACGATCCGTCGCTTCGGCGACCGGATCAACTTCGTCCACTTCCGGGATGTCGAGGGCGACGCCGACGACTTCGTGGAGACGTGGCACGACGACGGCCCGACGGATATGTACGCCGCGATGCGAGCGTACCGGGAGGCCGTCGACGACGACGTGCCGATGCGCCCCGACCACGTGCCCACGATGGCGGGCGAGGACAACTCGAATCCGGGGTATCACACGAAGGGGCGCCTGTTCGCGGTCGGCTACATGCGGGGATTGCTGGAGGCCGCAGAATCCGGTCGATAG
- a CDS encoding DUF2061 domain-containing protein gives MVPSVTARPRQPRSRALVKTLGYRLLMVIVTVVVAWAVVGDLGEAASIGLVANLVKTGTYYAYERFWDRVAWGLEG, from the coding sequence ATGGTGCCGAGCGTCACAGCCCGCCCTCGCCAGCCGCGGTCGCGAGCCCTCGTCAAGACCCTCGGCTACCGCCTGTTGATGGTGATCGTCACCGTCGTCGTCGCGTGGGCCGTCGTCGGCGATCTCGGCGAGGCGGCGAGCATCGGCCTCGTCGCCAACCTCGTCAAGACGGGGACGTACTACGCCTACGAGCGGTTCTGGGATCGGGTGGCGTGGGGACTGGAGGGCTGA
- a CDS encoding thiamine pyrophosphate-requiring protein → MNVTDAIADILAQEGVEHLIGFPSNPLFDDNAAEEAGIRSIVVRQERTGAHMLDGIARITSGDQVEAFACQHGPGTENSVGGIAQAYAESAPIVALPAGYSRAKTNTDPKFSSLINYQAVTKTTEQLTDPDATGETIRRAFQAARNGRQRPGLVEIPKDVFREEIGDIDYEPTTSTRSGPDPQAIEKAADALVDADLPVINAGQGVHYAKAWEPLKELAELLEAPVATTLNGKSAFPEDHPLSLGAGSKSEPRQLNHFIHEADVLFGIGCSFTKTAYGITPPTEDNTLIHSTNDPGDVDKDYKSDLAVIGDAKLVLEALVDEIADRVGDDADFGRYDDVTSEIAAIEEEWLADWSDVLESDEAPINPYRVVYELDQTLDKEEVVATADAGNARDFMAPFFNVTEPLSYLGWGKTTQLGYGLGLMMGAKLAKPEKTCVHVMGDGAIGMVGMDFETAVREDIPIIAVVLNNFEMASYDTPFSGHYADFAESMGGYGERVEDPSEISDAIERAVQKNEEGTPVLLEFLTAKYTELSRPDLE, encoded by the coding sequence ATGAACGTAACAGATGCCATCGCGGATATCTTGGCACAGGAAGGTGTCGAACACCTGATCGGATTCCCGAGCAACCCCCTCTTTGACGACAACGCGGCGGAGGAAGCGGGCATCCGATCAATCGTCGTCCGACAGGAGCGGACGGGCGCACACATGCTCGACGGCATCGCCCGGATCACCTCCGGTGACCAGGTCGAGGCGTTCGCCTGCCAGCACGGCCCGGGAACGGAGAACTCCGTGGGCGGGATCGCGCAGGCCTACGCCGAGTCGGCGCCCATCGTCGCGCTTCCGGCCGGTTACTCCCGCGCGAAGACGAACACGGACCCCAAGTTCAGTTCGCTCATCAACTATCAGGCGGTCACGAAGACGACGGAGCAGTTGACCGACCCCGACGCGACCGGGGAGACGATCCGGCGCGCGTTCCAGGCGGCGCGTAACGGCCGCCAGCGCCCCGGGCTGGTCGAGATTCCGAAAGACGTGTTCCGAGAGGAGATCGGTGACATCGACTACGAGCCCACCACGTCGACGCGGTCGGGTCCCGACCCGCAGGCCATCGAGAAGGCCGCCGACGCCCTCGTCGACGCCGACCTGCCGGTCATCAACGCCGGGCAGGGCGTCCACTACGCGAAGGCGTGGGAGCCGCTGAAGGAACTCGCGGAACTGCTCGAAGCGCCGGTCGCCACCACGCTCAACGGCAAGAGCGCCTTCCCCGAGGACCACCCGCTCTCGCTCGGTGCCGGCTCGAAGAGCGAACCCCGCCAGCTCAACCACTTCATCCACGAGGCGGACGTGCTCTTCGGCATCGGTTGCAGCTTTACCAAGACGGCGTACGGCATCACGCCGCCCACCGAGGACAACACCCTCATCCACTCGACGAACGACCCCGGCGACGTCGACAAGGACTACAAATCCGACCTCGCGGTCATCGGCGACGCCAAACTCGTCCTCGAAGCGCTCGTGGACGAAATCGCGGACCGCGTCGGCGACGACGCCGACTTCGGCCGCTACGACGACGTGACGAGCGAAATCGCGGCGATCGAGGAAGAGTGGCTCGCCGACTGGTCGGACGTGCTTGAATCCGACGAGGCGCCGATCAACCCCTACCGCGTCGTCTACGAACTCGACCAGACCCTCGACAAAGAGGAGGTCGTCGCCACCGCCGACGCCGGCAACGCGCGTGACTTCATGGCGCCCTTCTTCAACGTCACCGAGCCGCTCTCCTACCTCGGCTGGGGCAAGACGACCCAGCTCGGCTACGGCCTCGGCCTCATGATGGGCGCGAAACTCGCCAAGCCCGAGAAGACCTGCGTCCACGTCATGGGCGACGGTGCCATCGGCATGGTCGGCATGGACTTCGAGACGGCCGTCCGCGAGGACATTCCGATCATCGCGGTCGTGCTCAACAACTTCGAGATGGCGAGCTACGACACGCCGTTCTCGGGGCACTACGCCGACTTCGCGGAGTCCATGGGTGGCTACGGCGAACGCGTCGAGGACCCGAGCGAGATCTCCGACGCCATCGAGCGCGCCGTCCAGAAGAACGAGGAAGGCACGCCGGTCCTGCTCGAGTTCCTGACCGCCAAGTACACGGAACTCTCGCGGCCCGACCTCGAATAG
- the ddh gene encoding D-2-hydroxyacid dehydrogenase: MSERPQLERLCIHESVANKIPKDGFAEAFSDLDVPVEIVGDDEEFDRTDAVASFRPRDSFLDAGWVHCIRAGYDEFDTDAYADAGVPLTNSTGIHDTTVGEIAVGYMVSLARMLHIYRDHQTENDWYEPPYERPFTVENERLCVVGLGTLGQGIAERADALGMDVVGVRRSDEPVPGVSEIYHPDDLHEAIADARFVAIAVPHTPKTEGMFSTPEFETMRDDAFLINVARGPIADEDDLIAALENGDIAGAGLDVFETEPLPEDNPLWDFEEVIISPHRGSATNRYHLDIADLVKEIFHQYQAGEDLRNRVA; this comes from the coding sequence ATGTCCGAGAGACCGCAGCTGGAGCGCCTCTGCATTCACGAGTCGGTCGCGAACAAGATTCCGAAAGACGGGTTCGCCGAGGCGTTCTCCGACCTCGACGTGCCGGTCGAGATCGTCGGCGACGACGAGGAGTTCGACCGGACGGACGCGGTGGCCTCCTTCCGACCCCGTGATTCCTTCCTCGACGCCGGGTGGGTCCACTGCATCCGTGCCGGCTACGACGAGTTCGACACCGACGCGTACGCGGACGCCGGTGTTCCCCTCACCAACAGCACCGGCATCCACGACACCACCGTCGGGGAGATCGCGGTCGGCTACATGGTGTCGCTCGCGCGGATGCTCCACATCTACCGCGACCACCAGACCGAGAACGACTGGTACGAACCGCCGTACGAGCGGCCGTTCACCGTCGAGAACGAACGCCTCTGTGTCGTCGGCCTCGGCACGCTCGGACAGGGCATCGCGGAACGCGCCGACGCGCTCGGCATGGACGTGGTCGGTGTCCGCCGCTCCGACGAACCCGTCCCCGGCGTCTCCGAAATCTACCACCCCGACGACCTCCACGAGGCCATCGCGGACGCGCGCTTCGTCGCCATCGCCGTCCCGCACACCCCCAAGACGGAGGGGATGTTTTCGACACCCGAGTTCGAGACCATGCGCGACGACGCCTTCCTGATCAACGTCGCCCGCGGTCCCATCGCCGACGAGGACGACCTGATCGCCGCCCTCGAGAACGGCGATATCGCAGGCGCCGGCCTCGACGTGTTCGAGACCGAACCTCTCCCCGAGGACAACCCGCTCTGGGACTTCGAGGAGGTCATCATCTCGCCGCACCGCGGCTCCGCGACCAACCGCTACCACCTCGACATCGCCGACCTGGTGAAAGAAATCTTCCACCAGTACCAGGCCGGCGAGGACTTGCGTAACCGCGTCGCCTAG
- a CDS encoding MATE family efflux transporter has product MGSAAFDALAGLLDRAGVIDRLRFRETFDLSWPRIVTGLAIMSKSTVDLAMVGWDVGTAAVAGLAFANAYWQVGKFLGIGLAGGTVSLVSQAYGAENPERASAAVAVSLVVTLLIAAPLATAYALFAPELVAVLGSEPEPLRHAATYLALVAPALLFEFPNLIASRTYAGVGDTVTPMLIRAGGALMNIGFSAVLIFGYGLGVAGAAIGTSLATGVVVLVFVWGLAGRTYFGRGACPIAVSRATLAFDGFLPLTRRLLVVSAPLMARRTAEMLVAFPLVAIAATFGPAVVAAYEVARRVRTLIDSFSWGFSIAASTLVGQRLGAGDEADAEAYARAIIRLSATVYVVAAVVVFALSPWIAGVFVDDPAVVDIAAPFVAAAAVSVVFLGIDGSATGTLRGAGDTQYPFFTSLLGRYGCALPVAALGLVTTLGATALLVALVAETVVPAILNVRRVRSNRWKAVGRAHVAAGD; this is encoded by the coding sequence ATGGGTTCCGCCGCGTTCGACGCGCTCGCCGGCCTCCTCGACCGCGCCGGCGTCATCGACCGTCTCCGATTCCGGGAGACGTTCGACCTGTCGTGGCCCCGGATCGTCACGGGGCTCGCCATCATGTCGAAATCCACCGTCGATCTGGCGATGGTCGGGTGGGACGTGGGCACCGCGGCCGTCGCCGGCCTCGCCTTCGCCAACGCCTACTGGCAGGTGGGGAAGTTCCTCGGCATCGGCCTCGCCGGCGGGACGGTGTCGCTCGTCTCGCAGGCCTACGGCGCCGAGAACCCTGAGCGGGCGAGCGCCGCCGTCGCCGTCTCCCTCGTCGTCACGCTCCTGATCGCGGCGCCGCTCGCAACCGCTTACGCGCTCTTCGCGCCCGAACTCGTGGCCGTCCTCGGCTCCGAACCCGAACCGCTCCGCCACGCCGCCACCTACCTCGCCCTCGTCGCGCCCGCGCTCCTGTTCGAATTCCCGAACCTGATCGCCAGCCGAACCTACGCCGGCGTCGGCGACACCGTGACGCCCATGCTGATCCGGGCGGGCGGCGCGCTGATGAACATCGGCTTCTCGGCGGTCCTGATCTTCGGCTACGGCCTCGGCGTCGCCGGCGCCGCCATCGGCACCTCACTCGCGACGGGGGTCGTCGTCCTCGTCTTCGTGTGGGGGCTCGCCGGTCGCACCTACTTCGGCCGCGGGGCGTGCCCAATCGCCGTCTCGCGGGCGACGCTCGCGTTCGACGGCTTCCTCCCGCTCACCCGCCGCCTCCTCGTCGTCTCCGCGCCACTGATGGCCCGCCGGACCGCCGAGATGCTCGTCGCCTTCCCCCTCGTCGCCATCGCCGCCACCTTCGGGCCGGCGGTCGTCGCCGCCTACGAGGTGGCCCGTCGGGTCCGCACCCTGATCGACAGTTTCTCGTGGGGCTTCTCCATCGCCGCGAGCACGCTCGTCGGGCAGCGTCTCGGTGCGGGCGACGAGGCCGACGCCGAGGCGTACGCCCGCGCCATCATCCGCCTCTCCGCGACGGTGTACGTCGTCGCCGCGGTGGTGGTGTTCGCCCTCTCGCCGTGGATCGCCGGCGTCTTCGTCGACGACCCCGCCGTCGTCGACATCGCCGCGCCCTTCGTCGCCGCCGCGGCCGTCAGTGTCGTCTTCCTCGGCATCGACGGCTCCGCCACCGGAACGCTCCGCGGCGCCGGCGACACCCAGTACCCCTTCTTCACCTCGCTTCTCGGCCGCTACGGCTGTGCGCTCCCCGTCGCAGCGCTCGGCCTCGTCACCACGCTCGGCGCTACCGCGCTCCTCGTCGCGCTGGTGGCCGAAACCGTCGTCCCGGCCATCCTGAACGTGCGACGCGTGCGCTCGAACCGCTGGAAGGCGGTGGGGCGCGCACACGTCGCGGCGGGTGACTAG
- a CDS encoding TenA family protein, whose amino-acid sequence MPDVADTFAAYADGRDGARFTDWLRARSEPDWTAAVDGRFVRELGEDTMDADVFRRYLEQDYAFVETLTGTFGHALGEAPSMAAKGRLADFLGTLTSEENDYFERSFGALDGNPEADPDATTRAFIDLLERAGREGGYAETLAVLVPAEWVYETWATGIDDPRPERFYLDEWIELHANSAFVDFVGWLRAELDREGAAASPRRQRRLDRLFRRTVELERAFFAAAYD is encoded by the coding sequence ATGCCCGACGTAGCCGACACGTTCGCGGCGTACGCCGACGGCCGCGACGGCGCCCGCTTCACCGACTGGCTTCGCGCCCGGTCCGAACCCGACTGGACCGCGGCGGTCGACGGCCGGTTCGTCCGCGAACTCGGCGAGGATACGATGGACGCCGACGTGTTCCGCCGGTATCTGGAGCAAGATTACGCGTTCGTCGAGACGCTGACCGGGACGTTCGGCCACGCGCTCGGCGAGGCGCCGTCGATGGCCGCGAAGGGTCGCCTCGCGGACTTTCTCGGCACCCTCACGAGCGAGGAGAACGACTATTTCGAGCGGTCGTTCGGGGCGCTCGATGGCAACCCGGAGGCGGACCCCGACGCCACGACGCGGGCCTTTATCGACCTGCTCGAACGCGCCGGACGCGAGGGCGGCTACGCCGAGACGCTCGCCGTCCTCGTGCCCGCCGAGTGGGTGTACGAGACGTGGGCGACCGGAATCGACGACCCGCGACCCGAGCGGTTCTACCTCGACGAGTGGATCGAGTTGCACGCAAACTCCGCGTTCGTCGACTTCGTGGGGTGGCTCCGGGCAGAACTCGACCGCGAGGGGGCGGCGGCGTCGCCGCGGCGACAGCGACGGCTGGACCGGCTGTTTCGGCGGACGGTCGAACTGGAGCGGGCGTTCTTCGCGGCGGCGTACGACTAG
- a CDS encoding NAD(P)/FAD-dependent oxidoreductase — protein sequence MTELGIVGAGAAAAAACYVVDGALPDASITVLEKSGGVCGRAATRRRGDVTYDYGANYLKDDDQRVLDVVHEFDDGLVEVDGDVHVFDRTETVSGGRDDQERKFTYRTGLTRLAKHLFGATDATVNRRTRVEGVARTHDDRWTVTDADGERWGPFDALLLNPPAPQTATLLETADWDAEARDDLLTAVRDVDYRTIWTAVLGYPFELDRPYYALVNTDKDHEVGWIAREECKPGHVPDGESVLVVQANHEWSVEHYGADTAENVAALADHAASILDDDRLADPAWTDHQGWRYALPESGLRRGVRDAAEDAGCYVVGDWVDGEARLHAAVRCGLETGERLVYAL from the coding sequence ATGACCGAACTCGGCATCGTGGGCGCCGGCGCCGCGGCGGCTGCGGCCTGTTACGTCGTCGACGGCGCGCTTCCGGACGCCTCGATCACCGTTCTGGAGAAGTCGGGCGGGGTCTGTGGTCGCGCGGCGACGCGCCGCCGCGGCGACGTGACCTACGACTACGGCGCGAACTACCTGAAAGACGACGACCAGCGCGTCCTCGATGTGGTCCACGAGTTCGACGACGGCCTCGTCGAAGTCGACGGCGACGTTCACGTCTTCGACCGGACGGAGACGGTGAGCGGGGGTCGGGACGATCAGGAGCGCAAGTTCACGTACCGCACGGGACTGACCCGCCTCGCCAAACACCTGTTCGGCGCGACCGACGCGACCGTCAACCGACGGACGCGGGTCGAAGGCGTCGCGCGCACGCACGACGACCGGTGGACGGTCACGGACGCCGACGGCGAGCGCTGGGGGCCTTTCGACGCCCTCCTGCTCAACCCGCCGGCGCCGCAGACGGCGACGTTGCTGGAGACGGCCGACTGGGACGCCGAGGCCCGCGACGATCTCCTGACCGCCGTCCGCGACGTGGACTACCGAACCATCTGGACCGCGGTACTCGGCTACCCGTTCGAACTCGACCGCCCCTACTACGCGCTGGTGAACACGGACAAGGACCACGAAGTCGGCTGGATCGCCCGCGAGGAGTGTAAGCCGGGTCACGTCCCCGACGGCGAATCCGTGTTGGTCGTGCAGGCGAACCACGAGTGGTCCGTCGAGCACTACGGCGCGGACACCGCGGAGAACGTCGCCGCCCTCGCCGACCACGCGGCGTCGATTCTGGACGACGACCGGCTGGCCGACCCCGCGTGGACGGACCACCAGGGCTGGCGCTACGCCCTCCCGGAGTCCGGACTGCGACGTGGCGTCCGCGACGCCGCCGAAGACGCCGGCTGCTACGTCGTCGGCGACTGGGTCGACGGCGAGGCCCGACTCCACGCCGCCGTTCGGTGCGGGCTGGAGACGGGCGAGCGACTCGTCTACGCGCTGTAG